The following proteins are encoded in a genomic region of Fusarium oxysporum f. sp. lycopersici 4287 chromosome 1, whole genome shotgun sequence:
- a CDS encoding polynucleotide 5'-hydroxyl-kinase GRC3, whose protein sequence is MSSHKKRRIDGVDATKPMSAIAALAARRREAAASSTSAQQSSQCDEKPPTSNVNYFSPLQKGTSQVGTPSTPKKSAVKTPRSQRGTESPAAHPKSHEMASRPPGPITPESGTVQRAIPYSSFRLSNQNYRVKKGGVVELRLSSKERFPIIGSFGIRVIQGEVVLAGATLYPAETIEWVHAPHCHAVPVLRTKEQTRLELHPDKNAQGLRQLGRLSPLFRKMWNESPEGDSTKSNKEATFQIIQTPEDAPKKCIIQELDSLAAWNRKLSPLVTTSREKPSLSTLICGPKSAGKSTFSRLFLNRLLTDRSHRQALRGVVVMDLDPGQPEYAPAGTLSLVFVTKPNLGTPFTHPGIRDAASNVVRCHSMASVTPASDPDLYLACAVDLFDTYNKSFAGVPLIINTPGWILGTGLDLLCALVRKMKPEEVLYMSEDGPSETVDALRAATETTFTELPSQQSEFTSRTAAHLRAMQTMSYFHLQELALTTTKQTDITQRLKWNPSPLSFRSPLLVRYSSKKGILGLVSYDYQCPPELLADTVNGLVLAAVEIEDVKAFSGFTQDQVSADTSSKLTKLDTASKDEALQIVSTSPEGIPFIPNYNDAALDPRYSRTIGLVLLRGIDTKSHTLQLTTPIPAEEFKHIKSQGRDIVLLHGKFDTPSWAYTEDLYERAGADEGNDTILEVTDEDTDDDRSEAEPEDVDRVSDLTEVPWVEVLKGSQRRPVGSRVWRVRRDLGRNNA, encoded by the exons ATGTCCTCTCACAAAAAACGAAGAATTGACGGTGTAGATGCGACAAAGC CGATGAGTGCTattgctgctcttgctgctcgACGGAGAGAGGctgcagcctcttcaacGTCCGCGCAACAATCCTCACAATGCGATGAGAAACCACCCACCAGCAACGTCAACTATTTCAGTCCGCTCCAAAAGGGAACTAGTCAAGTTGGAACTCCGTCAACTCCTAAGAAGAGTGCAGTAAAGACTCCTCGGTCACAGCGTGGAACTGAGTCGCCTGCCGCACATCCCAAGAGCCATGAAATGGCAAG TCGGCCACCAGGACCTATAACTCCTGAATCTGGAACAGTCCAAAGGGCCATACCGTATTCATCATTTCGATTATCCAATCAAAACTACCGAGTTAAGAAGGGAGGTGTGGTAGAACTACGACTTTCTAGCAAAGAG CGATTTCCAATCATCGGAAGTTTTGGTATTAGAGTGATTCAAGGTGAGGTAGTGTTGGCTGGTGCTACTCTCTATCCTGCTGAAACTATTGAATGGGTTCATGCCCCTCACTGCCATGCAGTCCCCGTGTTACGGACGAAGGAACAGACGAGACTAGAGCTGCATCCGGATAAAAATGCTCAAGGTCTGCGCCAGTTGGGCCGTTTATCACCTCTATTCAGGAAAATGTGGAACGAATCACCTGAGGGAGACTCAACCAAGTCAAATAAAGAAGCAACTTTTCAGATT ATCCAAACGCCGGAAGATGCCCCAAAGAAATGCATCATCCAAGAGCTAGATTCACTAGCTGCGTGGAACAGGAAGCTTTCACCCCTGGTGACGACCAGTCGAGAGAAGCCGTCTCTTTCAACGTTGATATGCGGCCCAAAATCGGCCGGAAAGTCTACTTTTTCGCGGTTGTTTCTGAACCGGCTTTTGACAGATCGATCTCATAGACAAGCCCTGCGAGGTGTTGTGGTCATGGACCTAGATCCAGGCCAACCGGAATATGCGCCAGCGGGGACTTTGTCTCTCGTGTTTGTGACGAAGCCGAATCTAGGGACACCATTCACACACCCGGGCATCAGAGACGCTGCTTCGAACGTCGTTCGTTGCCATTCAATGGCCTCCGTAACTCCAGCATCGGACCCCGATCTCTACCTGGCATGTGCGGTCGATCTATTTGATACGTACAACAAAAGTTTTGCGGGTGttcctctcatcatcaatacACCAGGGTGGATTCTTGGAACTGGGCTCGATCTTCTCTGTGCCCTGGtcaggaagatgaagccTGAAGAAGTGTTATATATGTCTGAAGATGGCCCCTCTGAGACAGTCGATGCGTTGCGGGCTGCAACAGAAACCACGTTTACAGAATTACCCTCCCAGCAGTCCGAATTTACATCAAGAACCGCTGCTCATCTGAGAGCGATGCAGACCATGTCCTACTTTCACTTACAAGAACTAGCTTTGACGACCACGAAGCAAACTGATATCACCCAAAGGTTGAAGTGGAACCCATCGCCACTTTCTTTCAGATCACCCTTACTTGTACGATATTCCTCCAAGAAGGGGATCCTCGGCTTGGTATCTTACGATTATCAATGTCCTCCGGAGTTGTTGGCCGATACAGTGAACGGACTGGTTCTGGCGGCAGTTGAGATAGAGGATGTGAAAGCATTTTCCGGATTCACCCAAGACCAGGTCTCTGCCGATACATCATCGAAGCTCACGAAGCTTGACACAGCAAGTAAAGATGAGGCTCTCCAGATAGTATCGACAAGCCCGGAAGGCATTCCTTTCATCCCCAACTATAATGACGCTGCTTTGGACCCCCGGTATTCTCGAACCATTGGGCTGGTTCTCCTGCGAGGTATCGACACGAAATCACACACCCTGCAGCTTACCACACCAATTCCAGCGGAAGAGTTCAAACACATCAAATCCCAAGGCAGAGACATTGTCCTGCTTCACGGCAAGTTTGATACCCCAAGTTGGGCCTATACCGAAGATCTCTATGAAAGAGCTGGGGCTGACGAGGGGAACGACACAATACTTGAAGTTACGGATGAGGATACAGACGATGATAGGTCAGAGGCCGAACCAGAAGACGTTGACAGAGTTAGCGATTTGACAGAAGTTCCCTGGGTGGAGGTGCTGAAAGGGAGCCAGAGGCGGCCAGTTGGCTCAAGAGTTTGGAGGGTCCGTAGGGATCTAGGCCGCAACAATGCTTGA
- a CDS encoding hypothetical protein (At least one base has a quality score < 10): MAPKEPYKVHSLNKHIENTKKGLSAEAQFNRRPGNRAATIKKESSDPNNIFANNDGDDDDESGSGSDSDSSSDGPADFISKLTSTTKPASATPRRRGKDDEIADSDAERNASKKSTSVKKTAPAKSKPQSSSDSSSEDESGDEKTKAKTNGTSPTKASESTSSSSESGSDSDSDEEDKKAPKPSTKKQDDSASISDSSSEDESEDEADAKAKPALNGKATPTPDSSSEDSDSESEDEEQDAKPAAKPAAKPVAPEPGSSSSEEEDSDDEMVDESMHIEDREGQLALPNFIAPDFVLRKGDDGTNGRDVAEICNKANLEGKQFWYFTVPSNVPISVVQNLEIPMNQSQSNDNEDYGVSFESIAPKGNIQIMIPSDRPQYQPATKQIDQVMQVKKITQLGSTNSVAPVPKPAPRAQPTGLKARYQPIGVNEPMGSIGDDEDVEMGDAPVLSAKAAKKEKKRKSKETSEKKQKKGQSIPEPPSSRTTEAPTPDTRKNKRKLAASEDDAVAVAEQLQEETKLAASKSKKQKTNRAGSPDLGSEPASAAAKKYTPVLPPAIPTAGTPTPKSASTPVTSSKKQKKVKEASVPAPRQSVVPIPSIPHSSPPRSSPARAPASQLPASPSQGKEKRAKKRKDKDGKKIPSGKKETPVVPPVPLSSSE, encoded by the exons ATGGCGCCTAAGGAACCCTACAAAGTGCACTCCCTCAATAAGCACATAGAGAACACAAAGAAGGGCCTATCGGCTGAAGCGCAGTTCAACCGCCGCCCCGGCAACCGTGCTGCAACTATCAAGAAAGAGTCGAGCGACCCAAACAATATTTTCGCCAACAACGATggggatgacgatgatgagtCAGGAAGCGGAAGCGACAGCGATAGTAGCAGCGATGGCCCGGCCGATTTTATCTCTAAACTCACCAGTACCACCAAACCTGCTTCTGCCACTCCACGCCGTCGTGGCAAAGATGATGAAATCGCCGATAGCGATGCCGAGCGCAATGCGTCCAAAAAGAGCACTTCTGTGAAAAAGACTGCTCCTGCCAAGTCTAAGCCTCAATCTTCTAGCGATTCAAGCAGCGAAGACGAGTCTGGCGACGAAAAGACCAAAGCAAAGACTAACGGCACAAGTCCTACAAAGGCGTCTGAGAGCACCTCGAGCTCTTCGGAGTCAGGGAGCGACAGTGATAgcgatgaggaagacaagaaggCACCCAAACCATCCACCAAAAAGCAAGACGATTCTGCCTCCATCAGCGACTCTTCCAGTGAGGACGAAAGCGAGGATGAAGCCGATGCCAAGGCTAAGCCTGCTCTGAATGGCAAAGCTACTCCTACACCAGACAGCTCAAGCGAGGATAGCGACAGTGAAAGCGAGGATGAAGAACAGGATGCTAAACCTGCTGCGAAACCTGCCGCTAAGCCTGTCGCTCCCGAGCCAGGCAGTTCTTCaagcgaggaggaggattctgatgatgagatggttgaTGAATCCATGCACATTGAGGATCGCGAAGGACAGCTCGCCCTCCCCAACTTCATTGCTCCTGACTTTGTCCTTCGCAAGGGCGATGATGGCACAAACGGCCGCGATGTTGCTGAGATCTGCAACAAGGCGAACCTAGAGGGCAAGCAATTTTGGTACTTCACAGTTCCTTCCAATGTGCCCATCTCAGTTGTTCAGAATCTTGAGATCCCCATGAACCAGTCTCAGTCTAACGATAA CGAGGACTATGGTGTCTCCTTTGAGAGTATTGCCCCCAAGGGAAATATTCAAATCATGATTCCCTCTGATCGCCCTCAATACCAGCCCG CCACCAAGCAGATCGACCAAGTTATgcaggtcaagaagatcacaCAACTTGGCTCCACTAACTCTGTCGCCCCTGTTCCCAAGCCAGCCCCTCGTGCTCAGCCCACTGGCCTAAAGGCTCGATACCAACCCATCGGAGTCAACGAGCCCATGGGAAGCAtcggtgatgatgaggacgTCGAGATGGGCGATGCTCCCGTTCTGTCGGCCAAagctgccaagaaggaaaagaagcgCAAGTCAAAGGAGACTTCTGaaaagaagcagaagaagggaCAGAGCATCCCCGAGCCCCCCAGCTCTCGAACAACCGAAGCACCAACTCCCGATACACGCAAGAACAAGCGAAAGCTAGCAGCCTCTGAAGATGATGCCGTAGCCGTAGCCGAGCAACTTCAAGAGGAGACTAAGCTTGCAGCAAGcaagtccaagaagcaaaagacaAACCGAGCTGGAAGCCCCGATCTGGGCTCTGAGCCAGCGTCTGCAGCCGCAAAGAAGTACACCCCTGTCTTGCCTCCCGCAATCCCTACAGCAGGAACCCCTACTCCCAAGTCTGCTTCCACGCCTGTTACAAGCAgcaagaagcaaaagaaagtCAAGGAGGCTTCAGTGCCCGCTCCCCGACAGAGCGTGGTACCCATACCCTCTATCCCCCACTCCTCCCCTCCCAGATCCTCTCCTGCGCGCGCTCCTGCATCACAGCTTCCTGCCTCACCTAGCCAGGGTAAGGAGAAACGAGCCAAAAAGCGCAAGGAtaaggatggcaagaagattCCCTCGGGCAAGAAGGAGACCCCTGTAGTCCCCCCTGTGCCTCTATCTTCCTCGGAATAG
- a CDS encoding polynucleotide 5'-hydroxyl-kinase GRC3 produces the protein MWNESPEGDSTKSNKEATFQIIQTPEDAPKKCIIQELDSLAAWNRKLSPLVTTSREKPSLSTLICGPKSAGKSTFSRLFLNRLLTDRSHRQALRGVVVMDLDPGQPEYAPAGTLSLVFVTKPNLGTPFTHPGIRDAASNVVRCHSMASVTPASDPDLYLACAVDLFDTYNKSFAGVPLIINTPGWILGTGLDLLCALVRKMKPEEVLYMSEDGPSETVDALRAATETTFTELPSQQSEFTSRTAAHLRAMQTMSYFHLQELALTTTKQTDITQRLKWNPSPLSFRSPLLVRYSSKKGILGLVSYDYQCPPELLADTVNGLVLAAVEIEDVKAFSGFTQDQVSADTSSKLTKLDTASKDEALQIVSTSPEGIPFIPNYNDAALDPRYSRTIGLVLLRGIDTKSHTLQLTTPIPAEEFKHIKSQGRDIVLLHGKFDTPSWAYTEDLYERAGADEGNDTILEVTDEDTDDDRSEAEPEDVDRVSDLTEVPWVEVLKGSQRRPVGSRVWRVRRDLGRNNA, from the exons ATGTGGAACGAATCACCTGAGGGAGACTCAACCAAGTCAAATAAAGAAGCAACTTTTCAGATT ATCCAAACGCCGGAAGATGCCCCAAAGAAATGCATCATCCAAGAGCTAGATTCACTAGCTGCGTGGAACAGGAAGCTTTCACCCCTGGTGACGACCAGTCGAGAGAAGCCGTCTCTTTCAACGTTGATATGCGGCCCAAAATCGGCCGGAAAGTCTACTTTTTCGCGGTTGTTTCTGAACCGGCTTTTGACAGATCGATCTCATAGACAAGCCCTGCGAGGTGTTGTGGTCATGGACCTAGATCCAGGCCAACCGGAATATGCGCCAGCGGGGACTTTGTCTCTCGTGTTTGTGACGAAGCCGAATCTAGGGACACCATTCACACACCCGGGCATCAGAGACGCTGCTTCGAACGTCGTTCGTTGCCATTCAATGGCCTCCGTAACTCCAGCATCGGACCCCGATCTCTACCTGGCATGTGCGGTCGATCTATTTGATACGTACAACAAAAGTTTTGCGGGTGttcctctcatcatcaatacACCAGGGTGGATTCTTGGAACTGGGCTCGATCTTCTCTGTGCCCTGGtcaggaagatgaagccTGAAGAAGTGTTATATATGTCTGAAGATGGCCCCTCTGAGACAGTCGATGCGTTGCGGGCTGCAACAGAAACCACGTTTACAGAATTACCCTCCCAGCAGTCCGAATTTACATCAAGAACCGCTGCTCATCTGAGAGCGATGCAGACCATGTCCTACTTTCACTTACAAGAACTAGCTTTGACGACCACGAAGCAAACTGATATCACCCAAAGGTTGAAGTGGAACCCATCGCCACTTTCTTTCAGATCACCCTTACTTGTACGATATTCCTCCAAGAAGGGGATCCTCGGCTTGGTATCTTACGATTATCAATGTCCTCCGGAGTTGTTGGCCGATACAGTGAACGGACTGGTTCTGGCGGCAGTTGAGATAGAGGATGTGAAAGCATTTTCCGGATTCACCCAAGACCAGGTCTCTGCCGATACATCATCGAAGCTCACGAAGCTTGACACAGCAAGTAAAGATGAGGCTCTCCAGATAGTATCGACAAGCCCGGAAGGCATTCCTTTCATCCCCAACTATAATGACGCTGCTTTGGACCCCCGGTATTCTCGAACCATTGGGCTGGTTCTCCTGCGAGGTATCGACACGAAATCACACACCCTGCAGCTTACCACACCAATTCCAGCGGAAGAGTTCAAACACATCAAATCCCAAGGCAGAGACATTGTCCTGCTTCACGGCAAGTTTGATACCCCAAGTTGGGCCTATACCGAAGATCTCTATGAAAGAGCTGGGGCTGACGAGGGGAACGACACAATACTTGAAGTTACGGATGAGGATACAGACGATGATAGGTCAGAGGCCGAACCAGAAGACGTTGACAGAGTTAGCGATTTGACAGAAGTTCCCTGGGTGGAGGTGCTGAAAGGGAGCCAGAGGCGGCCAGTTGGCTCAAGAGTTTGGAGGGTCCGTAGGGATCTAGGCCGCAACAATGCTTGA